From Microbacterium invictum, the proteins below share one genomic window:
- a CDS encoding beta-L-arabinofuranosidase domain-containing protein — MPIVAAAPAVNPLPTGTVRLAHGGVFARARDEMLHLARVYPVDRVLAVFRRNAGLDTRGAQPPGTWEDFGHPQEQPWSETDYPGREHAQTANLLRGHYAGHFLSMLAMAAASTHEPALRAKVDELVAGLAEVQDALAATGRYSHPGFLAAYGEWQFSRLEHYAPYGEIWAPYYTCHKIMAGLLDAYELAGSAQALEVVTRMGHWVHSRLVRLDAGRRQRMWSLYIAGEFGGMNETMARLSVVAAEPVFLDTAAMFDQDALMDAGAARTDILTDMHANQHLPQLLGYLRQYEITGTPRYLDAVTGLWGQLVPGRMYAHGGTGESELWGPPATVAGDIGHRNAETCATYNLVKIARRLFQHTRDARYQDYIERALVNHILGSRRAVRSDVSPEVTYMFPVHPGALREYDNVGTCCGGTGLENHVSYQEAVFAEGDGELWITQLFAASAVWAGLEVTVDSAYPVGGDVRVRFARGAAGAPPDGPAATLARAIHVRIPGWVLGTVDVFVNGEKAATGIPASFVTLDRVWADGDEVRFTLPLPLRAERTIDDPGLQALFLGPTLLLARSEATTAIGAPLWGARRIDGSLTGEALAAGPLRGDAPAAGPLTGDAPAREARAADLGAGVISLGGLEFEPCWSGADSRYHMYLRADDEVIAFAGVLTGVPNRRRPDGSTFLSALWADGAFRDGDALLDRVLEVALAVRAEGLLSRDELENVLVAAGESLARIVPGASPDTANARTVTVTTGERAAWSTAADGTLTWTVPDDETPVAPAVEIVADITAAPSGWYLSSPRVHVQPVDLGDGAELQCSWRLDGGAWNDGAGPVVLDDGIHTIDARVIDAHGAVGSTSREFSVDTAPPVSRARVKSLGASVEITLDASDDVSGVERIQWEGPGTFWGTFQEAFVRALTDTEQVIEFAATDRAGNEEARQRIVLPRRTHA, encoded by the coding sequence ATGCCGATCGTCGCCGCCGCACCCGCCGTGAACCCGCTCCCGACCGGCACCGTCCGTCTTGCGCACGGCGGAGTCTTCGCGCGTGCGCGGGACGAGATGCTGCACCTCGCGCGGGTGTACCCCGTCGACCGGGTGCTGGCCGTGTTCCGCCGCAACGCCGGACTCGACACCCGCGGGGCGCAGCCGCCGGGCACGTGGGAGGACTTCGGCCACCCGCAGGAGCAGCCCTGGAGCGAGACCGACTACCCCGGTCGCGAGCACGCCCAGACCGCCAACCTGCTGCGCGGCCACTACGCCGGGCACTTCCTGTCCATGCTCGCGATGGCCGCGGCATCCACTCACGAACCCGCGCTGCGCGCGAAGGTCGACGAGCTGGTCGCCGGCCTCGCCGAGGTGCAGGACGCTCTCGCCGCGACGGGCCGCTACTCGCACCCCGGGTTCCTCGCCGCGTACGGCGAATGGCAGTTCTCGCGGCTCGAGCACTACGCGCCGTACGGCGAGATCTGGGCGCCGTATTACACGTGTCACAAGATCATGGCCGGGCTGCTCGACGCGTATGAGCTCGCCGGCAGCGCGCAGGCGCTCGAGGTCGTCACGCGCATGGGGCACTGGGTGCACAGCCGGCTCGTGCGGCTCGACGCGGGCCGGCGTCAGCGGATGTGGTCGCTGTACATCGCCGGCGAGTTCGGCGGCATGAACGAGACCATGGCGCGGCTGAGCGTCGTCGCCGCCGAGCCGGTCTTCCTCGACACCGCCGCGATGTTCGATCAGGATGCGCTGATGGATGCCGGTGCCGCGCGCACCGACATCCTGACCGACATGCACGCGAACCAGCACCTGCCGCAGCTGCTCGGGTACCTGCGCCAGTACGAGATCACCGGCACGCCGCGGTACCTGGATGCCGTGACGGGCCTCTGGGGCCAGCTCGTGCCCGGCCGCATGTACGCGCACGGCGGCACCGGCGAGAGCGAGCTGTGGGGGCCGCCCGCCACGGTCGCGGGCGACATCGGCCACCGCAACGCCGAGACCTGCGCCACCTACAACCTGGTGAAGATCGCACGCCGGCTGTTCCAGCACACGCGCGATGCGCGTTACCAGGACTACATCGAGCGGGCGCTGGTCAACCACATCCTCGGGTCGCGGCGCGCGGTGCGCTCGGACGTGAGCCCTGAGGTCACCTACATGTTCCCGGTCCACCCGGGCGCGCTGCGCGAGTACGACAACGTCGGCACCTGCTGCGGCGGGACCGGCCTCGAGAACCACGTGTCCTACCAGGAGGCCGTCTTCGCCGAGGGCGACGGCGAGCTGTGGATCACGCAGCTGTTCGCAGCTTCGGCAGTGTGGGCGGGACTCGAGGTGACGGTCGACTCGGCCTACCCGGTGGGCGGCGACGTCCGCGTGCGGTTCGCGCGGGGTGCGGCGGGTGCTCCTCCGGACGGACCGGCGGCGACCCTCGCGCGCGCGATCCACGTGCGGATTCCCGGGTGGGTTCTCGGAACCGTGGACGTCTTCGTGAACGGCGAAAAGGCAGCGACGGGCATCCCCGCTTCGTTCGTGACGCTGGACCGCGTGTGGGCCGACGGTGACGAGGTGCGCTTCACCCTGCCCCTCCCGCTGCGCGCCGAGCGGACGATCGACGACCCCGGTCTGCAGGCGCTGTTCCTCGGCCCGACGCTGCTGCTGGCCCGCTCCGAGGCGACGACCGCGATCGGTGCGCCGCTGTGGGGGGCGCGTCGCATCGACGGCTCGTTGACCGGCGAGGCGCTGGCCGCGGGGCCGCTGAGAGGCGACGCTCCGGCCGCGGGGCCGCTGACCGGCGACGCTCCGGCCCGCGAAGCCCGCGCCGCAGATCTCGGAGCGGGCGTGATCTCGCTCGGCGGTCTCGAGTTCGAACCGTGCTGGTCGGGCGCCGACTCCCGCTACCACATGTACCTCCGCGCCGATGATGAGGTCATCGCGTTCGCCGGCGTTCTGACCGGTGTGCCGAACCGCCGCCGGCCGGATGGCTCGACCTTCCTCAGTGCTCTGTGGGCCGACGGCGCTTTCCGCGATGGCGACGCCTTGCTCGACCGCGTGCTCGAGGTCGCACTCGCCGTCCGTGCCGAAGGCCTGCTGTCGCGCGACGAGCTCGAGAACGTCCTGGTCGCGGCGGGGGAGTCCCTCGCCCGCATCGTCCCCGGGGCATCGCCTGACACCGCGAATGCGCGAACCGTCACGGTCACCACGGGCGAGCGGGCCGCGTGGTCCACCGCCGCGGACGGCACCCTCACGTGGACCGTGCCCGACGACGAGACGCCCGTGGCACCCGCCGTCGAGATCGTCGCCGACATCACGGCCGCGCCCTCCGGCTGGTACCTGTCGTCGCCGCGCGTCCATGTCCAGCCCGTCGACCTCGGTGACGGCGCCGAGCTGCAGTGCAGCTGGCGGCTCGACGGCGGCGCGTGGAACGACGGAGCGGGCCCGGTCGTGCTGGACGACGGCATCCACACCATCGATGCCCGCGTCATCGACGCCCACGGTGCCGTCGGATCGACGAGCCGCGAATTCAGCGTCGACACCGCACCGCCGGTCTCTCGCGCGCGCGTGAAATCGCTCGGCGCAAGCGTCGAGATCACGCTCGACGCCTCCGACGACGTGTCGGGCGTCGAGCGGATCCAATGGGAGGGACCGGGCACGTTCTGGGGCACCTTCCAAGAGGCGTTCGTCCGCGCGCTCACCGACACCGAGCAGGTCATCGAGTTCGCCGCCACCGACCGCGCCGGCAACGAAGAAGCGCGTCAGCGGATCGTGCTGCCGAGGAGGACCCACGCATGA
- a CDS encoding aminopeptidase P family protein: MTARPPYAGTRYPRLAQIPAFTSFIAQGWGDEPVLPSLVPGTAAAAADHRRRLSDRFPGQTLVLSAGIAPVRNDDASYLFRANSGFVWASGCQIEGSTLVMTPAGGGHDATLYIPAPFRPGDDGFFSNALHGELWVGASPGVAEWSDALGIEVRALEALDGLAIAGGQAAASVDETLLASLDLTRSAELDRALSQLRMVKDDWEIGQLRAAIDATVTGFAAVMREVPTAIGEGLGERWLQGTFDRHARTHGNGPGYSTIVGSGPHAPVLHWVRCDGPVLPDAALLLDMGVETHSLYTADVTRTVPASGTFSAEQRAVHDLVERAHRAGMAHVRPGTPYLDFHFAAMEVIAQGLHDWDLLPVSVDEALSPDGQQHRRYLACGIGHHLGLDVHDCSHAEYEDYMGADLEPGVVMTVEPGLYFHANDLTVPRELRGIGVRLEDDLLVTADGAEVLSAALPIDAAGIEAWAARLLAGR, encoded by the coding sequence ATGACCGCCCGCCCGCCGTACGCCGGCACCCGCTACCCGCGCCTCGCGCAGATCCCCGCGTTCACGTCGTTCATCGCCCAGGGCTGGGGCGACGAGCCGGTGCTGCCGAGCCTCGTGCCCGGCACCGCGGCCGCCGCAGCCGACCACCGGCGCCGGCTCAGTGACCGGTTCCCCGGCCAGACGCTCGTGCTCTCGGCCGGCATCGCGCCGGTCCGCAACGACGACGCCTCATACCTGTTCCGCGCGAACAGCGGTTTCGTCTGGGCGAGCGGATGCCAGATCGAAGGCAGCACGCTCGTGATGACGCCCGCGGGCGGCGGCCACGATGCCACGCTGTACATCCCCGCGCCGTTCCGGCCCGGCGATGACGGATTCTTCAGCAACGCGCTGCACGGCGAGCTGTGGGTCGGCGCGTCACCCGGCGTCGCGGAGTGGTCCGACGCCCTCGGCATCGAGGTGCGTGCGCTGGAGGCCCTGGACGGTCTCGCGATCGCCGGCGGCCAGGCCGCGGCATCCGTCGACGAGACGCTTCTGGCGTCCCTCGACCTCACGAGATCGGCAGAGCTCGATCGCGCGCTGTCGCAGCTGCGCATGGTCAAGGACGACTGGGAGATCGGGCAGCTGCGCGCCGCGATCGACGCCACGGTGACCGGCTTCGCCGCCGTCATGCGCGAGGTGCCGACCGCGATCGGCGAGGGCCTGGGCGAGCGGTGGCTGCAGGGCACGTTCGACCGGCACGCGCGCACGCACGGCAACGGTCCCGGGTATTCGACGATCGTCGGCTCCGGCCCGCACGCGCCCGTGCTGCACTGGGTGCGGTGCGACGGGCCGGTGCTCCCCGACGCGGCGCTCCTGCTGGACATGGGCGTCGAGACCCACTCGCTCTACACCGCCGACGTCACCCGCACGGTGCCGGCGTCGGGCACGTTCAGCGCCGAACAGCGCGCCGTGCACGACCTCGTCGAGCGCGCGCACCGGGCCGGCATGGCCCACGTGCGCCCCGGCACGCCGTACCTCGACTTCCACTTCGCCGCGATGGAGGTCATCGCGCAGGGGCTCCACGACTGGGATCTGCTTCCGGTCTCGGTCGACGAGGCGCTCTCGCCCGACGGGCAGCAGCACCGCCGCTACCTCGCGTGCGGCATCGGCCACCACCTCGGCCTCGACGTGCACGACTGCAGCCACGCCGAGTACGAGGACTACATGGGCGCCGACCTCGAGCCGGGCGTCGTCATGACCGTCGAGCCGGGCCTGTACTTCCACGCGAACGACCTGACCGTGCCGCGCGAGCTGCGGGGCATCGGGGTGCGCCTCGAAGACGACCTGCTCGTCACGGCCGACGGAGCCGAAGTGCTGTCGGCGGCCCTGCCGATCGACGCGGCCGGCATCGAGGCCTGGGCCGCCCGACTGCTCGCCGGGCGCTGA
- a CDS encoding alpha/beta fold hydrolase — protein MTEYHLPGIHVREQTVTVPLDWNAPGGEQIEVFVRELVDPDRRTDDLPLLTYLQGGPGGANPRPVDRSGWIDEALKNYRIVLVDQRGTGRSTPIDAQIVAERGDDGADYLACFRADSIVRDLEHVRTTVYEGRRWATIAQSFGGWITLAYLSHAPEALSASYVCGGIPGIPADANEVYRRTFSRVADKTAEYYRRHPGDIDAVARIADHLAAEDVRLPDGDRLTVHRFQSLGIDFGMKPGFERMHWLIEDAFIRPGRLSEGFLAGALARTSSAANPLFWTLQESIYGDGGNGPIAWAAQRERDRRPEFDGDRRPLLFTGEMAFPWMFDEVRLLRGFAPAVQALAERPTWSTLYDVDRLAANEVPVAAAVYFDDMYVDADLQLQTLRGLGNAQHWVTNEFEHDGIGTARVFERLRELVRDRGGER, from the coding sequence GTGACCGAGTACCACCTGCCCGGCATCCATGTCCGCGAGCAGACCGTGACCGTGCCGCTGGACTGGAACGCCCCCGGCGGCGAGCAGATCGAGGTCTTCGTCCGCGAGCTCGTCGACCCCGACCGCCGCACCGACGACCTGCCGCTGCTCACGTACCTGCAGGGCGGGCCCGGCGGCGCGAACCCCCGGCCGGTCGACCGTTCGGGCTGGATCGACGAGGCGCTGAAGAACTACCGCATCGTGCTGGTCGACCAGCGCGGCACCGGACGGAGCACGCCGATCGACGCCCAGATCGTCGCCGAGCGCGGCGACGACGGCGCGGACTACCTCGCCTGCTTCCGCGCCGACTCGATCGTCCGCGACCTCGAGCACGTCCGCACCACCGTGTACGAGGGGCGCCGCTGGGCGACGATCGCGCAGAGCTTCGGCGGCTGGATCACCCTCGCGTACCTGTCGCACGCACCCGAGGCCCTGTCGGCGAGCTATGTGTGCGGCGGCATCCCGGGCATCCCCGCCGACGCGAACGAGGTCTACCGCCGCACCTTCTCACGCGTGGCAGACAAGACCGCGGAGTACTACCGTCGTCACCCGGGCGACATCGATGCCGTCGCCCGCATCGCCGATCACCTCGCCGCCGAAGACGTGCGGCTGCCCGACGGCGACCGGCTGACCGTGCACCGGTTCCAGTCGCTGGGCATCGACTTCGGCATGAAGCCCGGTTTCGAGCGCATGCACTGGCTCATCGAAGACGCCTTCATCCGTCCCGGCCGGCTGTCCGAGGGCTTCCTCGCCGGGGCCCTGGCCCGCACCTCCTCGGCGGCCAACCCGCTGTTCTGGACGCTGCAGGAATCCATCTACGGCGACGGGGGCAACGGACCCATCGCCTGGGCGGCCCAGCGCGAGCGCGACCGGCGCCCCGAGTTCGACGGCGACCGGCGGCCGCTGCTGTTCACCGGCGAGATGGCCTTCCCGTGGATGTTCGACGAGGTCCGGCTGCTGCGCGGCTTCGCCCCCGCCGTGCAGGCACTGGCCGAGCGGCCCACCTGGAGCACCCTCTACGACGTCGACCGGCTCGCAGCCAATGAGGTGCCGGTCGCGGCCGCCGTCTACTTCGATGACATGTACGTCGACGCGGACCTGCAGCTGCAGACGCTCCGCGGCCTCGGCAATGCCCAGCACTGGGTGACCAACGAGTTCGAGCACGACGGCATCGGCACCGCGCGGGTGTTCGAGCGGCTGCGCGAACTGGTCCGCGACCGAGGAGGAGAGCGATGA
- a CDS encoding ATP-binding cassette domain-containing protein, whose amino-acid sequence MTATEPLMRVQNVTKEFVGRGRGAVFAGKTVFRAVDDVSFDVFPGKTTAIVGESGSGKSTTARIAAKLLDATSGTVEFDGADVTHSTGAALTKFRSDVQVVFQDPFSSLNPRHTVQRVIAAPLEYQGKKIPGGRKAFVGDLMERVGLNPDHQQRYPGQFSGGQAQRIGIARALAVRPKLVVCDEAVSALDVSVQARVINLLRDLQAELGLSYVFIAHDLAVVRQIADTVAVMSKGKIVEHGERDAVFDAPQDQYTKQLLSAVPQINPEWEQARAELIAAERAAEGGEK is encoded by the coding sequence ATGACCGCCACCGAGCCGCTCATGCGCGTCCAGAACGTGACGAAGGAGTTCGTCGGCCGCGGCCGGGGCGCCGTGTTCGCGGGCAAGACCGTGTTCCGCGCCGTCGACGACGTCAGCTTCGACGTGTTCCCCGGCAAGACGACCGCGATCGTCGGCGAATCGGGCAGCGGCAAGTCGACGACCGCACGCATAGCCGCCAAGCTCCTGGATGCCACCAGCGGCACCGTCGAGTTCGACGGCGCCGACGTCACCCATTCGACGGGCGCTGCGCTGACGAAGTTCCGCTCCGACGTGCAGGTCGTCTTCCAGGACCCGTTCTCCTCGCTCAACCCGCGCCACACCGTGCAGCGGGTCATCGCCGCCCCCCTGGAGTACCAGGGCAAGAAGATCCCCGGCGGGCGGAAGGCCTTCGTCGGCGACCTGATGGAGCGGGTGGGACTGAACCCCGACCACCAGCAGCGCTACCCGGGTCAGTTCTCGGGTGGTCAGGCCCAGCGCATCGGCATCGCGCGGGCGCTGGCGGTGCGGCCCAAGCTCGTTGTGTGCGACGAGGCGGTGTCGGCGCTGGACGTGTCGGTGCAGGCTCGCGTCATCAACCTGCTGCGCGATCTGCAGGCAGAGCTCGGGCTCTCGTACGTGTTCATCGCCCACGACCTCGCCGTCGTCCGGCAGATCGCCGACACGGTCGCCGTGATGAGCAAGGGCAAGATCGTCGAGCACGGGGAGCGGGATGCCGTCTTCGACGCCCCGCAGGACCAGTACACGAAGCAGCTGCTCTCCGCCGTCCCGCAGATCAACCCGGAGTGGGAGCAGGCGCGCGCCGAGCTCATCGCCGCCGAGCGCGCGGCCGAAGGAGGAGAGAAGTGA
- a CDS encoding ABC transporter ATP-binding protein produces the protein MSVPRHTTSLKTVGIKLPGARLLEVENLTVTFPTSRGDVDVVKDATFSLEAGETLGIVGESGSGKSMTSLAIMGLLPTGGRTTGSIKLNGHELTARSDVQLRRVRGERIGMIFQDPLSSLNPYYTVGLQIEEAYRAHRGGSRKAARKVAIDALDRVQIADAEHRIDYYPHQFSGGMRQRIMIAMAVCLEPDLLIADEPTTALDVTVQAQILELLEDLQADTGMGMVFITHDLAVVSEIADRVLVMRDGLQVEQGTAEDVFARTTQPYTRTLLDAVPRIDDTVGTMKEIGE, from the coding sequence ATGAGCGTTCCCCGGCACACGACGTCCCTGAAGACCGTCGGCATCAAGCTCCCCGGTGCCCGCCTGCTCGAGGTTGAGAACCTCACGGTCACCTTCCCGACCTCGCGCGGCGACGTGGATGTGGTGAAGGATGCGACATTCAGCCTCGAGGCCGGCGAGACCCTCGGGATCGTGGGCGAGTCCGGCTCGGGCAAGTCCATGACCTCGCTCGCGATCATGGGGCTGCTGCCGACCGGCGGCCGCACGACCGGCAGCATCAAGCTCAACGGACACGAGCTGACCGCACGCTCCGACGTCCAGCTGCGGCGGGTGCGGGGCGAGCGGATCGGCATGATCTTCCAGGATCCGCTGTCGTCGCTCAACCCGTACTACACCGTGGGGCTGCAGATCGAAGAGGCCTACCGCGCCCACCGCGGCGGCAGCCGCAAGGCGGCGCGCAAGGTCGCGATCGACGCGCTCGACCGGGTGCAGATCGCCGACGCCGAGCATCGCATCGACTACTACCCGCACCAGTTCTCGGGTGGCATGCGGCAGCGCATCATGATCGCGATGGCGGTCTGCCTCGAGCCCGACCTGCTGATCGCGGACGAGCCGACCACGGCGCTGGACGTGACCGTGCAGGCCCAGATCCTCGAGCTGCTCGAGGATCTGCAGGCCGACACGGGCATGGGCATGGTCTTCATCACCCACGACCTCGCCGTCGTCAGCGAGATCGCCGACCGCGTGCTCGTGATGCGCGACGGGCTCCAGGTCGAGCAGGGCACCGCCGAAGACGTGTTCGCCCGCACGACCCAGCCGTACACCCGCACCCTGCTCGACGCGGTGCCCCGCATCGACGACACCGTCGGGACGATGAAGGAGATCGGCGAATGA
- a CDS encoding ABC transporter permease, whose protein sequence is MLWYIVRRLAASVLVLFLISVFTYAIFFMLSPDPAYQICGKTCSPERIEQIHATLGLDQPFWTQYWQFITGIFGGRTFGTGPNAVECAVPCLGFSFQTNQQVTEMIVSRFPVSLTLAVGAAILWLLFGVAGGLLAAMKQGTFWDRGVMIAALAGISLPNYFVALLLQYVLVVQLRWLPFPADVTFAEDPLRWFQTYIMPWTVLAFGYAAMYSRIVRTNVIDTLGQNFMRTARAKGLHSSTVIQRHALRPSLTPVVTLFGMDFAGLLGGALITETVFGLNGIGKLTADSIQKNDQPVIMAVTLLAAALVVIANIIVDVLYTVLDPRVRVKSS, encoded by the coding sequence ATGCTCTGGTACATCGTCCGTCGCCTCGCGGCATCCGTCCTCGTCCTGTTCCTGATCAGCGTCTTCACGTACGCGATCTTCTTCATGCTCTCGCCCGATCCCGCCTACCAGATCTGCGGCAAGACCTGCAGCCCCGAGCGGATCGAGCAGATCCACGCGACCCTCGGTCTCGACCAGCCGTTCTGGACGCAGTACTGGCAGTTCATCACCGGCATCTTCGGCGGCCGCACGTTCGGCACCGGCCCCAACGCCGTCGAGTGCGCCGTGCCGTGCCTGGGCTTCAGCTTCCAGACCAACCAGCAGGTCACCGAGATGATCGTGTCGCGCTTCCCGGTGTCGCTGACGCTCGCCGTCGGCGCCGCGATCCTGTGGCTGCTGTTCGGCGTCGCGGGGGGCCTCCTCGCCGCGATGAAGCAGGGCACCTTCTGGGACCGCGGCGTCATGATCGCGGCGCTGGCCGGCATCAGCCTGCCCAACTACTTCGTCGCCCTGCTGCTGCAGTACGTGCTCGTCGTCCAGCTGCGCTGGCTGCCGTTCCCGGCCGACGTGACGTTCGCCGAAGACCCGCTGCGGTGGTTCCAGACGTACATCATGCCGTGGACGGTGCTCGCGTTCGGGTACGCCGCCATGTACTCGCGCATCGTCCGCACGAACGTGATCGACACCCTCGGCCAGAACTTCATGCGCACCGCGCGGGCCAAGGGCCTGCACTCCTCGACGGTCATCCAGCGGCATGCGCTGCGGCCGTCGCTGACCCCCGTCGTCACGCTGTTCGGCATGGACTTCGCGGGCCTGCTGGGCGGCGCGCTGATCACCGAGACCGTGTTCGGCCTCAACGGCATCGGCAAGCTCACCGCCGACTCGATCCAGAAGAACGATCAGCCGGTCATCATGGCGGTGACGCTGCTGGCGGCCGCGCTCGTGGTGATCGCCAACATCATCGTCGACGTGCTGTACACGGTGCTCGACCCGAGAGTGAGGGTGAAGTCGTCATGA